The DNA segment GGCTGAGTATGAACAAAAAGCCGAAAAAGTCATTCGTTTTACACTCGGACAGGAAACACCGGAAGTTAGTCAAAAACGTGCAGATTTGCAGCAGTTACAAAATGCTTTTAATCAGTTGTTGCGTGAGTTGGAAAAATCAAAAATACCTTTAAATTATCAACTTTATCCAGAAATCTCCAAAAACCAAAATACTAACCGTGTATATATTCCCAAACGAGAGAGAGTGCAAACTTCCTCAGCCCAGAATACTCAGAGAAGGGTAGAATCTCCAAAACAGCAAGTTCCTCCACCTCCTAAAGTTTCTCCTCGTCCCCAAGAGGTGGACACAAAATTTCGCAATTGGGAAATTGATGAAGAAATGGAACGCATGAAAGCAGAAATGCGTTCTCCTGGTTCTCAGAATTCTCAACAGCAGCAAACCCAAAATAAGCAAGCATCTAATCCACCCAAAACTCAGGCGGAAAAAGATAAAATTGCTCGCGCTTATCGCATTTTAGGATTACAGCCTACTGCTTCTTTGGCTGAGGTGAAACAGGCGTATAAGACTTTAGTGAAAAAATGGCATCCAGATTTATTTGTTAATCAACCCCAGATGCAGAAACAAGCAGAGGGTAATATGCGGTTGGTGAATGAGGCTTATAACACTTTAGCGGATAATCATCAATGAATTTGGTCTATTGAACGCAGATAAACGCAGATAAAGACGGATGAATTAATGGATTTCATTATTCTGTGCAGCCTTATATAAAATTGGTATTAGCTAGAAACGTTTGATTAAATGTCAATAATCTGTAGCACAAAATAATATATATAGGACTTATATTTGATTTATGAAACACACGTAGGGTGTGTTATCGAGGAGAGTAAGGCACCAAGACCCAGAAGACGGTGCGTTAGGCTAAAGCCATAACACACCCTACATATACTGAGATTTTTTCAATAATCAAATCGGATTCCTATATGTAGATTAAGATTACAATAATGATTCCCAAAATTTCTTATTTAACAAAGCATCTACATCACTGGGAAATGGACAAACATCAGAAAAATAAACATCAGGATAACCGTCGCTGACATTTTCCAAAGCCATTGTATAACTTTTAGAGAGAATTTCTAAAATAAAATTTTTTAAACTAGGTGAATCTTCTAACTCAATTTGTAATCTTTGCCGAAAATTTCTAATTTCAATTTCCCAACCTCGATAACAATCTGACATTGGTACATAACATCGCTTTAATAAATGT comes from the Nodularia sp. NIES-3585 genome and includes:
- a CDS encoding DUF29 domain-containing protein, which translates into the protein MSKTSVKNLYDEDFYLWVEDTVRKLKARDKDNLDWENLIEEVEALGKSQRKTVRSFLVRLLEHLLKRCYVPMSDCYRGWEIEIRNFRQRLQIELEDSPSLKNFILEILSKSYTMALENVSDGYPDVYFSDVCPFPSDVDALLNKKFWESLL